From the genome of Desulfobaculum xiamenense, one region includes:
- the efp gene encoding elongation factor P, translated as MYSTTDFKNGLKIELDGTPFEILEHQHHKPGKGGAIMRTRLRNLLNGRVIDKTFRSGEKVEKADVETRTMQFLYHEGATGFVFMDMTSYEQMEAQADQLGPTAAFLVDGQEVKIMLYKGRPIDLDMPASVVMQVVETEPGVRGDTVSGATKPATLSSGVVVNVPLFINTGDMIKVDTRSRSYLNRE; from the coding sequence ATGTACTCGACTACCGATTTCAAGAACGGCCTCAAGATCGAACTCGACGGCACCCCCTTCGAGATTCTCGAACATCAGCACCACAAGCCGGGCAAGGGCGGCGCCATCATGCGCACCCGCCTGCGCAACCTGCTGAACGGCCGTGTCATCGACAAGACCTTCCGCTCCGGCGAAAAGGTGGAGAAGGCCGACGTCGAAACCCGCACCATGCAGTTCCTCTACCACGAGGGCGCTACCGGCTTCGTGTTCATGGACATGACCTCCTACGAGCAGATGGAAGCGCAGGCTGACCAGCTCGGCCCCACCGCCGCCTTCCTCGTTGACGGTCAGGAAGTGAAGATCATGCTCTACAAGGGCCGCCCCATCGACCTCGACATGCCCGCTTCCGTGGTCATGCAGGTGGTCGAGACCGAGCCCGGCGTGCGTGGCGACACCGTGAGCGGCGCCACCAAGCCCGCCACCCTGTCCTCCGGCGTCGTGGTCAACGTCCCGCTGTTCATCAACACCGGCGACATGATCAAGGTCGACACCCGCTCCCGCTCCTACCTCAACCGCGAGTAG
- a CDS encoding type II 3-dehydroquinate dehydratase, with protein sequence MAKHTILVLNGPNLGHLGVRQPEIYGSRGMDDVPALVDSLLGTASGSVQLVFDQKNGEGELIDRLEKAREDGVDGIVFNAGAYTHTSLALADCLAWIRIPFVEVHISNVWARPEEIRHHSWIARHAVGVIAGFGIESYALAVAALVRRLEEAQA encoded by the coding sequence ATGGCGAAACACACGATACTCGTGCTCAACGGCCCGAACCTGGGTCATCTGGGCGTGCGGCAACCGGAAATCTACGGCTCGCGCGGCATGGATGATGTCCCGGCGCTGGTCGATTCGCTTCTGGGCACCGCGTCCGGCAGCGTCCAACTCGTCTTCGACCAGAAGAACGGCGAAGGGGAGTTGATCGACCGGCTGGAGAAGGCGCGGGAGGACGGCGTGGACGGCATCGTCTTTAACGCCGGAGCCTACACGCACACCAGCCTCGCGCTGGCCGACTGCCTTGCCTGGATAAGGATTCCCTTTGTGGAGGTCCACATTTCCAACGTGTGGGCCAGACCGGAGGAGATCCGCCACCATAGCTGGATCGCCCGCCATGCGGTGGGCGTGATAGCCGGTTTCGGAATCGAATCCTACGCCCTCGCGGTGGCGGCGCTGGTCCGTCGCCTCGAAGAGGCACAAGCGTAA
- the yihA gene encoding ribosome biogenesis GTP-binding protein YihA/YsxC yields MNPTLELEKTIYLMNQLEEMPAPQVAMAGRSNVGKSSLINCLAGRKSLAKISATPGKTRSLNFYRVKPDEFYLVDLPGYGYARCSMSEREKWGKLIDAYLRNNHWLRAVAVLLDSRLTPQKIDLELVSYLQGAGIPMIPVLTKIDKTKQKDCAQRQRQWQNILGSENLPLLCSAKTGMGRDALWRAMREAAGATAE; encoded by the coding sequence ATGAATCCGACCCTCGAACTCGAAAAGACGATCTATCTCATGAACCAGCTGGAGGAGATGCCCGCCCCGCAGGTGGCCATGGCTGGCCGCTCCAATGTCGGCAAGTCCTCGCTCATCAACTGTCTGGCCGGGCGTAAGAGCCTCGCCAAGATCAGCGCCACCCCCGGCAAGACCAGAAGCCTCAATTTCTACCGCGTCAAGCCGGACGAGTTTTACCTCGTGGACCTGCCGGGATACGGCTATGCCCGTTGTTCCATGTCCGAGCGCGAGAAATGGGGCAAGCTCATCGATGCCTATCTGCGCAACAACCACTGGCTGCGTGCCGTGGCTGTGCTGTTGGATTCGCGCCTCACGCCGCAGAAGATCGACCTCGAACTCGTTTCTTACCTTCAGGGCGCGGGCATTCCCATGATTCCCGTGCTGACCAAGATCGACAAGACCAAGCAGAAGGACTGCGCCCAGCGCCAGCGCCAGTGGCAGAACATCCTCGGTTCCGAGAACCTGCCCCTGCTCTGCTCCGCCAAGACCGGAATGGGGCGCGACGCCCTGTGGCGCGCCATGCGCGAGGCGGCTGGAGCCACGGCCGAATAG
- a CDS encoding LptF/LptG family permease, with amino-acid sequence MFARTLHTYLLRQNLFYLMTCLGVGAGLYLMTDIFDRLDDFIEAGLGFSTVALYFTVKLPLIISQILPAVFLLSVVAQLCLMARHRELLALRAGGISFGRLSSFYIAYALAWCVIQLVFSQFVGVYGQQTSSHIWSEQVRGNIAENTVLRNLWFKDGDHIVEMERAYPLRHEAEGVTIYELAPDRGSMVRVYSAQRAEVRQGHWLLHEARVLDPQTFSKETRPELELALSQDIATFLVIDPDTDPAQLPLRQLSQVIDRLEVSGSNVEGLRTAWHSKWAYAFSILTMSILAMAMVTIFENIYLNIGLSLVLTFAYYAVFMIGQTLGQGGLMHPAIGAWLGNIVFCLLGGARLAWCALPTRKEH; translated from the coding sequence ATGTTCGCTAGAACCCTCCACACCTACCTCCTGCGCCAGAATCTGTTCTACCTAATGACCTGCCTCGGCGTCGGCGCCGGGCTGTACCTGATGACGGACATCTTCGACCGCCTCGACGACTTCATTGAAGCGGGGTTGGGCTTTTCCACCGTGGCCCTGTACTTCACGGTGAAGCTGCCGCTCATCATCTCGCAGATTCTTCCGGCGGTGTTCCTGCTGTCCGTGGTGGCCCAGCTGTGCCTTATGGCCCGCCACCGCGAGCTGCTGGCCCTGCGCGCGGGCGGCATTTCCTTCGGCCGCCTGTCGTCGTTCTACATCGCCTACGCCCTTGCGTGGTGCGTGATCCAGCTCGTGTTCTCGCAATTCGTGGGCGTATACGGCCAGCAGACATCCTCGCACATCTGGTCCGAGCAGGTTCGCGGCAACATCGCCGAAAACACGGTCCTGCGGAATCTGTGGTTCAAGGACGGCGACCACATCGTGGAGATGGAACGCGCCTATCCCTTGCGCCACGAAGCCGAAGGCGTGACCATCTACGAACTTGCGCCCGACCGTGGCTCCATGGTTCGCGTCTACTCCGCGCAAAGGGCGGAGGTTCGCCAGGGCCACTGGCTCCTGCACGAGGCGCGGGTTCTGGACCCGCAGACCTTCAGCAAGGAAACTCGCCCGGAGCTTGAGCTTGCGCTCTCGCAGGACATCGCGACGTTTCTGGTCATCGATCCGGACACGGACCCGGCCCAGCTTCCGCTGCGACAGCTCTCGCAGGTCATCGACAGGCTGGAAGTCTCCGGCTCCAACGTGGAGGGTCTGCGCACGGCGTGGCACAGCAAGTGGGCCTACGCCTTCTCCATCCTGACCATGAGCATTCTGGCCATGGCCATGGTGACAATCTTCGAGAACATCTACCTCAACATCGGCCTGTCGCTGGTGCTGACCTTCGCCTACTACGCGGTGTTCATGATCGGCCAGACGCTGGGGCAGGGTGGACTGATGCACCCGGCCATCGGCGCATGGCTCGGCAACATCGTCTTCTGCCTGCTTGGCGGGGCGCGGCTTGCGTGGTGCGCACTGCCCACCCGCAAGGAGCATTGA